A genomic window from Lineus longissimus chromosome 17, tnLinLong1.2, whole genome shotgun sequence includes:
- the LOC135501373 gene encoding sushi, von Willebrand factor type A, EGF and pentraxin domain-containing protein 1-like isoform X3: MKFIGMWILCLFIGKDRVRGNDDQCQGKCNEPQISNGNGTLLLVPESTIVDHEYDEYDYEHFDYGGVPNYDSGTVMSVQCIDSYWFKGTNQRVGSIRCGCQGRWDPGVNEACVVAKCEPTPQFGGVLKTSSSCFAISADLTAPVAANNSACLHCLPGFKIAHQEGLKDSIEVQCGTNGKWNIPAQCENQIACTRPLPSERTNTYSKIKDNFDATLQMEFECIRPDVMVMYGDPVVKCFAGHWSVDPLPVCRHKYSCLLDIQHGHVEKSSASTPTHGPWARHRDSGKVTCDQGYESITDDDTITCNKGKWQPAPHCLQSGQIWKCETPPLRNGTVTLSHKKTFPGAVASHTCAAGYTLKGAANRTCLSNGVWDGAEVSCVIKATCNKPPAISHARHPPDKAYYHGEKYRYTCHSGYERRRGGSYYQCNARRNRWEALSYDTRLMRCEPVNCGDPAIIPNADSHLVGGRITSFGAEVRYQCKTGYKKTRGILMSRVCQANATWTIIGLRCDIATCPPLTNPPNGNVQIRRGKSNRFEYGSEYKYTCDSRRGYRLEGKQIDDETFTSCTQYGNWTYAPSKIACELVDCYDPGHIFNGYLQAGLTTYSSQRRFGCNDFTTMDPVINPRGAYILCQKDGRWSNSLPKCWAKCRVPSLGNGNYQTKWGRSFSSSALEHENSVKLQCRRDYTTDIRYPSRSTKTLQCDNGTLTQGSCTEKPCDKLSETDENLLDVTYSTDIIDVGTSKYYTHGTTADITCLDTHETANRGSTLRLTCNKRRWNKRTRICEPKDCFIPASVSSDLSLYTTHWQRRTHYSPMNYVTHDTIVTISCSASKTVFNSTMERNALTTRCKFGKWENKVVFDETCVPNPCYKLNENRLFVDSVHYSKPIVSLGWREEYVRHESNVSFTCKPNYEVSENEPSGWVKCDTGKYRPGNVPQPQVCQEKGCRVPSHADRRHVINNILYHPFDQYFNHRASINIACEDGFVLNSSKTNPPITTQCNFGIWTLPGAFREQCVEAPCALSKWQKDGVAVTNAHDTIRIDAREYVAHGNEIDVGCRGTHYLARRRHYSGRYGYYFGPTGTSTIRVTCQKGAWDPTETVISCKPKGCRVPSHADRRHVINNILYHPFDRYFNHRASINIACEDGFVLNSSKTNPPITTQCNFGIWTFPGAFREQCVEAPCALSKWQKDGVAVTNAHDTIRIDAREYVAHGSEIDVGCRGTHYLARWRYSVGRYAYSFEATGTSTIRVTCQKGAWEPTETVISCKPRECRLPTGYNQELSFSPQSAFIAHDAIVYVSCPRRQVFSSTMNRNSLTTKCKYGNWSDVTVFGKKCEQAPCDKLDEAFHSLESVTYSPPVLYIPPNEYVRDGTNATFSCKPKYEVSENTFDGRRRCDNGNYNGLSHSPICKEKGCRVPSHADRRHVINNILYHPFDRYFNHRASINIACEDGFVLNSSKTNPPITTQCNFGIWTFPGAFREQCVEAPCALSKWQKDGVAVTNAHDTIRIDAREYVAHGSEIDVGCRGTHYLARWRYSVGRYAYSFEATGTSTIRVTCQKGAWEPTETVISCKPRECRLPTDYNQELLFRPQSASIAHDAIVYVSCPRRQVFSSTMNRNSLTTKCKYGNWSDVTVFGKKCEQAPCDKLDEAFHSLESVTYSPPVLYIPPNEYVRDGTNATFSCKPKYEVSENTFDGRRRCDNGNYNGLSHSPICKEKGCRVPSHADRRHVINNILYYPFDRYFNHRASINIACEDGFVLNSSKTNPTITTQCNFGIWTFPGAFREQCVEAPCALSKWQKDGVAVTNAHDTIRIDAREYVAHGNEIDVGCRGTHYLARRRHYSGRYGYYFGATGTSTIRVTCQKGAWDPTEMVISCKPSTWTSIHRLQSTENIFP, from the exons ATGAAGTTTATAGGCATGTGGATATTATGTCTTTTCATCGGCAAGGACCGTGTGCGAGGAAATGATGATCAGTGCCAAG gaaaatgCAATGAACCTCAAATATCCAACGGCAACGGTACGTTATTGCTCGTCCCCGAATCTACCATTGTGGACCACGAATACGATGAGTACGATTACGAACACTTCGACTACGGCGGTGTCCCTAATTACGACAGCGGCACAGTCATGTCTGTCCAATGTATTGATAGCTACTGGTTTAAAGGGACCAATCAGAGAGTGGGTTCCATACGATGCGGCTGCCAAGGTCGTTGGGATCCAGGAGTGAACGAGGCTTGTGTCGTGG CGAAATGTGAACCGACACCCCAATTCGGAGGAGTGTTGAAAACTTCTTCCTCCTGTTTCGCGATTAGCGCGGACCTAACGGCCCCTGTTGCAGCGAATAACTCGGCATGCCTCCATTGCTTGCCCGGATTCAAGATTGCCCACCAAGAGGGGCTGAAAGACTCCATAGAGGTGCAGTGCGGGACCAATGGTAAATGGAACATACCGGCGCAGTGCGAGAACCAGATCG CTTGCACAAGGCCCCTGCCCTCCGAACGAACCAACACCTACAGCAAAATCAAGGATAATTTCGATGCCACACTGCAGATGGAATTTGAATGCATAAGACCTGATGTTATGGTAATGTACGGTGACCCTGTGGTAAAATGCTTTGCTGGGCATTGGAGTGTTGATCCGTTGCCAGTATGCAGGCATAAAT ACTCCTGCCTCCTGGACATACAACACGGTCACGTTGAGAAAAGTTCTGCCTCTACCCCCACCCACGGGCCGTGGGCCCGACACAGAGACAGTGGTAAGGTCACATGTGACCAAGGCTACGAGTCCATAACTGATGACGACACAATAACATGCAACAAGGGAAAATGGCAACCTGCACCTCATTGCTTGCAATCAG GTCAAATTTGGAAATGTGAAACTCCTCCCCTTCGAAACGGCACCGTGACTCTCTCCCACAAAAAAACCTTCCCAGGTGCCGTGGCAAGCCACACCTGTGCGGCAGGATACACGCTGAAAGGTGCAGCGAACCGGACGTGTCTATCTAACGGAGTTTGGGACGGGGCAGAGGTATCTTGTGTCATTAAAG CAACGTGCAACAAGCCACCAGCCATATCTCATGCCCGGCACCCACCGGATAAAGCCTACTACCACGGTGAGAA ATACAGATACACTTGTCATTCTGGGTACGAGAGGAGAAGAGGCGGGTCGTACTACCAATGTAACGCGAGACGCAATAGGTGGGAAGCCCTAAGCTATGATACAAGGCTCATGAGATGCGAAC CCGTAAATTGTGGAGATCCAGCTATCATCCCTAATGCTGATTCGCACCTGGTTGGCGGTAGAATCACAAGCTTTGGGGCAGAAGTTAGGTACCAGTGCAAGACTGGCTACAAGAAAACGAGGGGAATACTTATGTCGAGAGTATGCCAGGCGAACGCAACATGGACTATCATCGGTCTTCGGTGTGACA TTGCAACGTGTCCCCCACTGACCAATCCGCCGAATGGAAATGTCCAGATTCGACGCGGCAAAAGCAACCGTTTTGAATACGGGTCGGAATACAAGTACACCTGCGACTCTAGAAGAGGGTACAGGCTGGAAGGGAAACAGATCGATGACGAAACCTTCACTTCGTGTACCCAATACGGGAACTGGACTTATGCGCCGAGCAAGATAGCCTGTGAAC TTGTGGATTGCTATGATCCTGGACACATCTTCAATGGTTACCTCCAAGCTGGTCTCACCACGTACTCGTCACAAAGACGGTTTGG GTGCAATGATTTCACTACCATGGATCCAGTCATTAATCCTAGAGGGGCCTACATCCTCTGTCAGAAAGATGGTCGATGGTCTAATTCACTTCCTAAATGTTGGG CCAAATGTCGAGTACCAAGCCTTGGAAATGGAAATTACCAAACCAAATGGGGAAGATCGTTTTCCTCAAGTGCTTTGGAACACGAGAATAGCGTAAAACTCCAATGTCGCCGGGATTACACAACCGATATTCGCTACCCCAGTCGTTCGACGAAAACATTGCAGTGCGACAATGGGACACTCACCCAGGGAAGTTGTACAGAGA AGCCATGCGACAAGCTTTCCGAAACAGACGAGAACCTGTTAGATGTTACCTATTCCACTGATATCATCGATGTCGGGACGTCCAAATACTACACGCACGGAACCACCGCAGATATCACTTGTTTGGATACACATGAGACGGCGAACAGAGGGAGCACTTTAAGGTTGACCTGCAACAAACGACGCTGGAACAAACGAACTCGCATATGCGAGCCAA AGGACTGTTTTATTCCTGCCAGTGTTTCAAGCGACCTGAGTCTTTACACGACCCACTGGCAGCGCAGGACGCATTACTCTCCCATGAATTATGTCACGCACGACACTATCGTTACCATTAGCTGTTCTGCATCAAAGACAGTGTTCAACAGTACTATGGAAAGAAATGCACTCACCACCAGATGCAAGTTTGGAAAATGGGAGAACAAAGTAGTTTTTGATGAGACATGCGTCCCAA ACCCATGCTACAAGCTTAATGAGAACAGACTGTTCGTGGACTCCGTGCACTATTCAAAACCCATTGTTTCGTTAGGATGGAGGGAAGAATATGTCCGTCATGAAAGCAACGTCTCCTTCACGTGCAAACCGAATTATGAAGTATCTGAAAATGAACCCAGTGGCTGGGTGAAATGTGACACCGGAAAGTACAGGCCGGGGAATGTCCCTCAGCCTCAAGTATGCCAAGAGA AGGGCTGTAGAGTGCCGAGCCATGCAGACAGAAGACATGTCATCAATAACATTCTGTATCACCCGTTCGACCAGTATTTCAATCATAGGGCatcaatcaatattgcatgtgaGGATGGTTTCGTGCTGAACTCGTCGAAGACCAATCCACCAATTACCACACAGTGTAATTTCGGAATATGGACGCTTCCAGGAGCGTTTCGTGAGCAATGCGTTGAAG CCCCCTGTGCATTATCAAAATGGCAGAAAGATGGAGTGGCGGTTACCAACGCTCATGATACAATCAGAATAGACGCCAGAGAATATGTGGCGCATGGGAATGAAATTGATGTTGGTTGCAGAGGGACGCACTACCTGGCTCGACGGAGACATTATTCGGGACGTTATGGTTATTATTTTGGACCGACTGGTACATCAACAATCCGTGTTACCTGTCAAAAAGGGGCATGGGATCCAACAGAAACGGTGATATCATGCAAGCCAA AGGGCTGTAGAGTGCCGAGCCATGCAGACAGAAGACATGTCATCAATAACATTCTGTATCACCCGTTCGACCGGTATTTCAATCATAGGGCatcaatcaatattgcatgtgaGGATGGTTTCGTGCTGAACTCGTCGAAGACCAATCCACCAATTACCACACAGTGTAATTTCGGAATATGGACGTTTCCAGGAGCGTTTCGTGAGCAATGCGTTGAAG CCCCCTGTGCATTATCAAAATGGCAGAAAGATGGAGTGGCGGTTACCAACGCTCATGATACAATCAGAATAGACGCCAGAGAATATGTGGCGCATGGGAGTGAAATTGATGTTGGTTGCAGAGGGACGCACTATCTGGCTCGATGGAGATATTCTGTGGGGCGTTATGCTTATTCTTTTGAAGCGACTGGTACATCAACAATCCGTGTAACCTGTCAAAAAGGGGCATGGGAGCCAACAGAAACGGTGATATCATGCAAGCCAA GAGAATGTCGCTTACCGACAGGCTACAACCAAGAGCTGTCGTTCAGTCCCCAATCAGCTTTCATCGCACACGATGCTATAGTTTACGTGTCTTGCCCAAGAAGACAGGTGTTCAGCTCGACCATGAACAGAAATTCGTTGACCACCAAGTGCAAGTATGGTAATTGGTCTGACGTGACTGTTTTTGGGAAGAAATGCGAACAAG CACCATGTGATAAACTAGACGAAGCTTTCCACAGTTTGGAGTCGGTGACCTATTCACCACCAGTCCTATACATACCTCCGAATGAATATGTTCGCGATGGAACAAATGCCACTTTCTCATGTAAACCGAAGTACGAAGTCTCTGAGAATACATTCGATGGTCGGCGTCGATGTGATAACGGCAATTATAATGGCCTTTCCCATTCTCCAATCTGTAAAGAAA AGGGCTGTAGAGTGCCGAGCCATGCAGACAGAAGACATGTCATCAATAACATTCTGTATCACCCGTTCGACCGGTATTTCAATCATAGGGCatcaatcaatattgcatgtgaGGATGGTTTCGTGCTGAACTCGTCGAAGACCAATCCACCAATTACCACACAGTGTAATTTCGGAATATGGACGTTTCCAGGAGCGTTTCGTGAGCAATGCGTTGAAG CCCCCTGTGCATTATCAAAATGGCAGAAAGATGGAGTGGCGGTTACCAACGCTCATGATACAATCAGAATAGACGCCAGAGAATATGTGGCGCATGGGAGTGAAATTGATGTTGGTTGCAGAGGGACGCACTATCTGGCTCGATGGAGATATTCTGTGGGGCGTTATGCTTATTCTTTTGAAGCGACTGGTACATCAACAATCCGTGTAACCTGTCAAAAAGGGGCATGGGAGCCAACAGAAACGGTGATATCATGCAAGCCAA GAGAATGTCGCTTACCGACAGACTACAACCAAGAGCTGTTGTTCCGTCCCCAATCAGCTTCCATCGCACACGATGCTATAGTTTACGTGTCTTGCCCAAGAAGACAGGTGTTCAGCTCGACCATGAACAGAAATTCGTTGACCACCAAGTGCAAGTATGGTAATTGGTCTGACGTGACTGTTTTTGGGAAGAAATGCGAACAAG CACCATGTGATAAACTAGACGAAGCTTTCCACAGTTTGGAGTCGGTGACCTATTCACCACCAGTCCTATACATACCTCCGAATGAATATGTTCGCGATGGAACAAATGCCACTTTCTCATGTAAACCGAAGTACGAAGTCTCTGAGAATACATTCGATGGTCGGCGTCGATGTGATAACGGCAATTATAATGGCCTTTCCCATTCTCCAATCTGTAAAGAAA AGGGCTGTAGAGTGCCGAGCCATGCAGACAGAAGACATGTCATCAATAACATTCTGTATTACCCGTTCGACCGGTATTTCAATCATAGGGCatcaatcaatattgcatgtgaGGATGGTTTCGTGCTGAACTCGTCGAAGACCAATCCAACAATTACCACACAGTGTAATTTCGGAATATGGACGTTTCCAGGAGCGTTTCGTGAGCAATGCGTTGAAG CCCCCTGTGCATTATCAAAATGGCAGAAAGATGGAGTGGCGGTTACCAACGCTCATGATACAATCAGAATAGACGCCAGAGAATATGTGGCGCATGGGAATGAAATTGATGTTGGTTGCAGAGGGACGCACTACCTGGCTCGACGGAGACATTATTCGGGACGTTATGGTTATTATTTTGGAGCGACTGGTACATCAACAATCCGTGTTACCTGTCAAAAAGGGGCATGGGATCCAACAGAAATGGTGATATCATGCAAGCCAAGTACGTGGACTTCAATACACCGCCTCCAATCTACTGAAAACATTTTCCCATAA